The sequence below is a genomic window from Leptolyngbya sp. NIES-3755.
GCAGCAGCGCGTGATTGAGTGGTCTGGCTAACATACTCTCAGGAGCTTCAGGCTTTAGAGTATGTCAAGGCGCTTTCCCTAGTAGTTGAGATAGCGATTCGTCAGCGCGAATTTGTGCCACTCTCGCCTTGGTCGAGACCTGGTTATGCTGAATCGACAAATCAGGTGCGACCTTCTCTTACAGGTGTAATTAACTTGTAGTGACTTAGAGGCGAAGTCAAGCTGAGCCTAGCATGAAGCAACTGAGCGCCTGTTGAGCTACAGCTAGGAGTTCTACTGATCTTGTTTTTTCCTCTCTTTCCACAGCCGTCCCGATCTGGTTCATTTGAAGGCATTTGAGGGCGTAGATGAGCTGTTGCAGACGGGTCGTACAAGTACAGCGGTGCGACGCGCCCATAAGATTGCGGGATTTGTGCCCACGCGGGACGACAGCCGGAACTCAGCGGACACCCGCCCCGTTACACTTATTTGATTGACGACTAGAGGATTTAGCTGAAGCTAGTTCTGAGTCGGTTGAGGATCGTCAATTTGAGAAAAGCGCTTAATCTTCGATCACAATCAGCTTGAACCGTTGAGCCTTAATCTCCAATTTCAAGCTGTGAAGACTTGCTGATTGAGCGCTGTGATGGAGCCTGATAAGTTTGCAGCTTCCAATTAATCTCTTGGAAAAACTCATAGTCTTTCTGGTTGAGATTCGATCGCGAGATCGCGCCCTGTTGCTGCTGGAGAATTATACCGCGTCCATCTTTCGCTTCTAGCGTTAAACTCCGCGTCTGGAGATTCCGCTGCGTCTTGTAATTCGGTCCCTCGTACTCATCTTTCCCCACTCGATTCAGCAGTTGGTCGATCGTCTTCACGACGAATTGAGCGAGATCGCGTTGCTCCGGAGAAAGCTGTTTTTCCTGAGCGGTTGCGACGATGCGATCGACATAAGAAAACGCACCCTCTCGGTTGCCTGCACGAATGTAAGACTGTGCTTCAGCCCCTCGAACAATCACACATCGCACTTGATCAACTTCGTGTTCTTTCAGCGCCTTGGTCGCAATCTCTACATCTCGTTCAAGCGGGTAGAGACTGGCACGTAACCCTTGATTGTAGTGATGCCAAAGTTGATCATAGAACTGTTGTTTTTGCTCGATCGAATCGCTCGATTTGGGTCGGTTCACTTGAGGCGGGTTTCGATCCGCTTGAGCCGAATCTCGATGCTGTTGACCCGATCGTAAATCTGCTTGCTGATACCCGGAAGAATCTGATTTGCGAACCACACCATTCCGGCTGTGTAGGTCATCAAAATCAGGCAGAGAATGATCAGTCCCCGGTAGGTCATGGTCTCGCCGCTGATCGTCAATTTGCGGGGAAGATTGAAAGCGTTGGGAATCTTCTGGTTGATCGCTTTGATCAATTTTTGCGTCCGCGTCTGCTGCGTTTCCAGTTGCTCGATTTTGTTTTCGTTTTGCTCTAGACGATCGTTGAAGATCTTCAGCGAACCGAGCAAACTCCTGAGCGATTTGCCAATTTCGGTTTGATTGGTCTGCTGCTGCGTTTCGAGTTGCGTCCTCAGTGTTTGATTCTCGGCGTTGAGTCTCTGAATTTCTTGCTGTTGCGTCGTAATCTGAGCGCTCAAGTTCTGAATCTGCTGTGAAATCGGCTTCAAGGCTTCGAGCAACGCGCTTTCCAATACTTGCGCCATCCCATCCGAAGAATTCTGGGGAGGTGGAGTCATAATTTGAGGTTTCAGGAGACGACAGATTAAGAGAAGCGCGATCGCGTTCAACAGCTACGGCGCGTCGGTGATTAAGGCTTGCTGCAATTGCGTTAGAAAAGTCTCCAACACGATCGCC
It includes:
- a CDS encoding relaxase/mobilization nuclease family protein (similar to AA sequence:cyanobase_aa:PCC7424_5445), producing MTPNVVRGSGFYGCLAYVFSDNKAVGIVATNMIGRTPAELSAEFEMVWQLNLRSPNPVWHVSLSLHPSEVASHERWKEIVETFIEKVGKLAGLDETAIGTLRNQYVAVLHGDRNHPHVHLILNRVNVDGEVCYCKWDHNRTQQACREIEKELGLIQVRGQAIETEPNQFLTHDAIAILESQFEQTGVLDPALERYQIQHNQRLEEQVYERQLHDTIESDQTGDAGRSTTESIVDRTCESVARFVELFNAAGDIAEADPRNRKSVAENRSADEQAEPSRAVVASARNAVSKVLYGGDFSAIPIRSFSFSPRTFTPTSESIRSADPNAKSGNAIAQTTNAGLNHDRRSLTERFGDRVGDFSNAIAASLNHRRAVAVERDRASLNLSSPETSNYDSTSPEFFGWDGASIGKRVARSLEADFTADSELERSDYDATARNSETQRRESNTEDATRNAAADQSNRNWQIAQEFARFAEDLQRSSRAKRKQNRATGNAADADAKIDQSDQPEDSQRFQSSPQIDDQRRDHDLPGTDHSLPDFDDLHSRNGVVRKSDSSGYQQADLRSGQQHRDSAQADRNPPQVNRPKSSDSIEQKQQFYDQLWHHYNQGLRASLYPLERDVEIATKALKEHEVDQVRCVIVRGAEAQSYIRAGNREGAFSYVDRIVATAQEKQLSPEQRDLAQFVVKTIDQLLNRVGKDEYEGPNYKTQRNLQTRSLTLEAKDGRGIILQQQQGAISRSNLNQKDYEFFQEINWKLQTYQAPSQRSISKSSQLEIGD